In one window of Dyella thiooxydans DNA:
- a CDS encoding FMN-binding glutamate synthase family protein — protein sequence METSGFAHWLVVVVEVFAALTLLLLVAAVLVVLVTWFVDRNQTSNSVLRNFPVIGHFRYGFLRLGEFFRQYLYSSDREELPFNRAERVWVYRAAKNAENTNAFGSTRDLHAEGEPFFVNAPFPALGDRHVKPKPLRIGPYAREPYDHAAFFNISAMSFGALSAPAVRALSQGAAQAGIWMDTGEGGLAPYHLEGGCDIVFEIGTAKYGVRTPDGKLDDDKLRAVCAHEQVKMVSIKLGQGAKPGMGGLLPAAKVTPEIAAIRGIPVGTDSQSPNRHLDIGNVAELMDATAHIRELTGKPTGFKAVFGGMAWIEQLCDEVDRRGIESAPDFIIVDGAEGGTGAAPQTLMEGVGLPLREALPELVNTLIARGLRERIKVICSGKCITAYDVAWALAMGADFVNSARGFMLSLGCIQSLQCNRNTCPTGITTQNPKLQRGLVVMDKRDKVANYARNVMHEVGIIAHSCGLDDPRQLDRTHCRVMGDDGISVPLVKLFPYP from the coding sequence ATGGAGACGTCTGGATTCGCACATTGGCTGGTCGTGGTGGTGGAGGTGTTCGCCGCGCTGACCCTGCTGCTGCTGGTGGCTGCGGTGCTGGTGGTGCTGGTGACCTGGTTTGTCGACCGCAACCAGACGTCCAATTCGGTGTTGCGCAACTTCCCGGTGATCGGACACTTCCGCTACGGCTTCCTGCGCCTGGGCGAGTTCTTCCGTCAGTACCTGTATTCCAGCGACCGCGAGGAGTTGCCGTTCAACCGCGCCGAGCGGGTGTGGGTGTACCGCGCGGCGAAGAACGCGGAGAACACCAACGCGTTCGGCTCCACCCGCGACCTGCACGCCGAGGGCGAGCCGTTCTTCGTCAACGCACCGTTTCCCGCGCTCGGCGATCGCCACGTCAAGCCGAAGCCGCTGCGGATCGGTCCCTACGCCCGCGAGCCCTATGACCATGCGGCCTTCTTCAACATCTCGGCGATGAGCTTCGGCGCGCTGTCGGCGCCAGCGGTGCGTGCGCTGTCGCAGGGTGCGGCGCAGGCCGGCATCTGGATGGATACCGGCGAGGGTGGGCTGGCGCCGTACCACCTGGAGGGCGGCTGCGACATCGTCTTCGAGATCGGCACGGCCAAGTACGGCGTGCGTACGCCGGACGGCAAGCTGGACGACGACAAGCTCAGGGCGGTGTGCGCCCACGAGCAGGTGAAGATGGTCTCGATCAAGCTCGGCCAGGGTGCCAAGCCCGGCATGGGCGGCCTGCTGCCGGCGGCCAAGGTGACGCCGGAGATCGCCGCGATCCGCGGCATCCCGGTCGGCACCGATTCGCAGAGCCCGAATCGCCACCTGGACATTGGCAACGTCGCCGAGCTGATGGACGCCACCGCGCACATCCGCGAGCTCACCGGCAAGCCGACCGGTTTCAAGGCAGTGTTCGGCGGCATGGCGTGGATCGAGCAGCTGTGCGACGAGGTCGATCGTCGAGGCATCGAGAGCGCGCCGGATTTCATCATCGTCGACGGCGCCGAGGGCGGCACCGGCGCGGCGCCGCAGACCCTGATGGAAGGCGTCGGCCTGCCGCTGCGCGAAGCGTTGCCGGAACTGGTCAATACGCTGATCGCGCGTGGACTGCGCGAGCGCATCAAGGTGATCTGCTCGGGCAAGTGCATCACCGCCTACGACGTGGCCTGGGCGCTGGCAATGGGCGCGGACTTCGTCAATTCGGCGCGCGGTTTCATGCTGTCGCTGGGTTGCATCCAGTCGCTGCAGTGCAACCGCAACACCTGCCCGACCGGCATCACCACGCAGAACCCGAAGCTGCAGCGCGGGCTGGTGGTGATGGACAAGCGTGACAAGGTGGCCAACTATGCGCGCAACGTGATGCACGAGGTGGGCATCATCGCGCACAGCTGCGGGCTGGACGATCCGCGCCAGCTCGACCGCACGCACTGTCGCGTGATGGGCGACGATGGCATCTCGGTGCCGCTGGTCAAGTTGTTTCCCTATCCGTAG
- a CDS encoding Arc family DNA-binding protein gives MAAEKKAYPLRISATVLEAVQRWSEDELRSVNAQIEYLLRDALRKAGRLKPAKPDPVDDDE, from the coding sequence ATGGCAGCGGAAAAAAAAGCCTATCCCCTGCGGATCAGCGCAACCGTGCTCGAAGCGGTGCAGCGCTGGTCCGAGGACGAGCTGCGCAGCGTCAACGCGCAGATCGAGTACCTGCTGCGCGATGCGCTGCGCAAGGCCGGCCGGCTCAAGCCGGCCAAGCCCGATCCGGTGGACGACGACGAATAG
- the purT gene encoding formate-dependent phosphoribosylglycinamide formyltransferase — protein sequence MKPFGTPLSRRALRVLLLGSGELGKEVAIELQRFAVEVIAVDRYADAPAMQVAHRSHVIDMLDGAALRAVIEQEQPDLVVPEIEAIHTPTLVELEQGGLKVIPTARAAWLTMDREGIRRLAAEELQLPTSRYRFCDDEAQYRAAADALGFPFVIKPVMSSSGKGQSVVRDASQLQAAWDYAQSGGRAGKGRVIVEGFVDFDYEITLLTVRHRDGTSFCAPIGHRQEDGDYRESWQPQPMSEAALADAQRQAEAITAALGGWGVFGVEFFVRGDAVIFSEVSPRPHDTGLVTLVSQDLSEFALHARAILGLPVPVIRQLGPSASCAKLVEGEGVAPQYFGVAEALAEPDTQLRIFGKPAVKGRRRMAVTLARDESIEAAKAKAIRAAAALKVELPQD from the coding sequence ATGAAGCCGTTCGGTACACCTCTCTCCCGCCGCGCGCTGCGCGTGCTCCTGCTCGGGTCCGGCGAGTTGGGCAAGGAGGTGGCGATCGAACTGCAGCGCTTCGCGGTGGAGGTGATCGCGGTGGACCGCTACGCCGATGCGCCGGCGATGCAGGTGGCGCATCGCAGCCACGTGATCGACATGCTCGACGGTGCGGCCCTGCGTGCGGTGATCGAGCAGGAGCAGCCGGACCTGGTGGTGCCGGAGATCGAGGCGATCCACACACCGACCCTGGTGGAACTGGAGCAGGGCGGGCTGAAGGTGATCCCGACCGCACGCGCGGCGTGGCTGACGATGGACCGCGAAGGTATCCGCCGGCTGGCTGCCGAAGAGCTGCAGCTGCCGACCTCCCGTTACCGCTTCTGCGACGACGAGGCGCAGTACCGCGCCGCGGCCGACGCGCTCGGCTTCCCGTTCGTGATCAAGCCGGTGATGAGCTCGTCCGGCAAGGGCCAGAGCGTGGTGCGCGACGCCTCGCAGCTGCAGGCCGCCTGGGACTACGCGCAGTCCGGCGGCCGCGCCGGCAAGGGTCGGGTGATTGTCGAGGGCTTCGTCGATTTCGACTACGAGATCACCCTGCTGACCGTGCGCCACCGCGACGGCACCAGTTTCTGCGCGCCGATCGGCCACCGCCAGGAAGACGGCGACTACCGCGAGTCCTGGCAGCCGCAGCCGATGAGCGAGGCCGCGCTGGCCGATGCGCAGCGGCAGGCCGAAGCGATTACCGCAGCGCTGGGCGGCTGGGGCGTGTTCGGCGTGGAATTCTTCGTCAGGGGCGACGCGGTGATCTTCTCCGAGGTGAGTCCGCGGCCGCACGACACCGGCCTGGTCACCCTGGTCTCGCAGGACCTGTCCGAGTTCGCGCTGCATGCACGGGCCATCCTCGGCCTGCCGGTGCCGGTGATCCGCCAGCTCGGTCCGTCCGCCTCCTGCGCGAAGCTGGTGGAAGGCGAGGGCGTGGCGCCGCAGTACTTCGGCGTGGCCGAGGCGCTGGCCGAGCCGGACACCCAGCTGCGCATCTTCGGCAAGCCGGCGGTGAAGGGGCGCCGGCGCATGGCGGTGACGCTGGCCCGCGACGAGAGCATCGAGGCGGCCAAGGCCAAGGCGATCCGCGCCGCCGCGGCACTCAAGGTGGAGCTGCCGCAGGACTGA
- a CDS encoding cytochrome c oxidase assembly protein, which produces MSIVLKWLVPWEFSWVFLATFALACALYLRGARRLVVPKSRQLTFWIGMAMVYASLHTYFDYYAEHEFFMHRIQQVLLHHLAPLLIIAAYPGSVLRAGVPLPARVWLRRLARAWPVRLVAAVLLNPTVATLTFVAFILVWLIPHMQTLAMLDWRVYRFMNWSMVISGLIYWWLVLDHRPRPPGRMIPGMRVLSPAITMTPQIVAGAIVTFSKTDLYPIFEICGRAFTFNVLTGQLIGGVIMWVPAAIIESIGGLLALQQWLRLSRSGRIRRESGQRRRAAAARAARSAG; this is translated from the coding sequence ATGTCGATAGTGCTCAAATGGCTCGTGCCCTGGGAGTTCTCCTGGGTCTTCCTCGCCACGTTCGCGCTGGCCTGCGCGCTCTACCTGCGCGGCGCGCGGCGGCTGGTGGTGCCGAAGTCGCGCCAGCTGACGTTCTGGATCGGCATGGCGATGGTCTACGCCTCGCTGCACACGTATTTCGATTACTACGCGGAGCACGAGTTCTTCATGCACCGCATCCAGCAGGTGCTGCTGCATCATCTGGCGCCGCTGCTGATCATCGCGGCCTACCCGGGCAGCGTGCTGCGTGCCGGCGTGCCGTTGCCGGCGCGGGTATGGCTGCGCCGGCTGGCGCGGGCCTGGCCGGTGCGGCTGGTGGCGGCGGTGCTGCTCAATCCCACCGTCGCCACGCTGACCTTCGTCGCCTTCATCCTGGTCTGGCTGATCCCGCACATGCAGACGCTGGCGATGCTCGACTGGCGCGTCTACCGCTTCATGAACTGGTCGATGGTGATCAGCGGGCTGATCTACTGGTGGCTGGTGCTCGACCATCGGCCGCGACCGCCGGGCCGGATGATCCCGGGCATGCGCGTGCTCTCGCCCGCTATCACGATGACGCCGCAGATCGTCGCGGGCGCCATCGTCACGTTCTCCAAGACCGACCTGTATCCGATCTTCGAGATCTGCGGGCGCGCCTTCACCTTCAACGTGCTCACCGGTCAGCTGATCGGTGGCGTGATCATGTGGGTGCCCGCGGCGATCATCGAGTCGATCGGCGGGCTGCTCGCCCTGCAGCAGTGGCTGCGGCTGTCACGCAGCGGGCGTATCCGTCGCGAGAGCGGCCAGCGCCGGCGCGCGGCGGCGGCCCGCGCGGCACGTTCGGCGGGCTGA
- a CDS encoding copper chaperone PCu(A)C yields MKARPYAALIAGLLLAGAAHADQASQIRAEHAWIRVMPAGLPAGGYVTLHNGGDEAATLTGASSADYGHVMLHESTTEGGMGRMKMIDKLTIPAHGEVALAPGGYHLMLMHGSAAVRAGAQVPVTLQFADGSKTTVQFLARPANAVDAGPDAATGHEH; encoded by the coding sequence ATGAAGGCACGCCCCTACGCCGCCCTGATCGCCGGCCTGCTCCTGGCCGGTGCCGCCCATGCCGACCAGGCCTCGCAGATCCGTGCCGAACATGCCTGGATCCGCGTCATGCCCGCCGGGCTGCCGGCCGGCGGCTACGTCACGCTGCACAACGGTGGTGACGAAGCGGCCACGCTGACCGGTGCCAGCAGCGCCGACTACGGCCACGTGATGCTGCACGAGAGCACCACCGAGGGCGGCATGGGCCGGATGAAGATGATCGACAAGCTGACGATCCCCGCCCACGGCGAGGTCGCCCTGGCGCCGGGCGGCTACCACCTCATGCTGATGCACGGCTCGGCCGCGGTGCGGGCCGGAGCGCAGGTGCCGGTCACCCTGCAGTTCGCGGACGGCTCGAAAACCACCGTGCAGTTCCTCGCGCGCCCGGCCAATGCGGTCGACGCCGGTCCGGACGCGGCGACCGGCCACGAGCACTGA
- a CDS encoding arginyltransferase gives MRSERVRLFQTLPHACGYFAERTAQNLVIDPAAPQLDQLYGPALERGFRRAGGHLYYPSCPQCQACTPCRIDVEGFRPDRAQKRCLRRNADLAITESIPGYNAERHALYERYLRTRHAGGGMDEAEASDFRRFLTAPWSPTLFLEFRQGARLLGVAVTDVCLTGISAVYTFFDPEETARSLGTFAILQQVDLARRRGIPWLYLGFWIEGHPKMDYKRRFRPLQIRGPDGWKPMAEGSAS, from the coding sequence ATGCGCTCCGAACGCGTCCGCCTGTTCCAGACCCTGCCCCATGCCTGCGGCTATTTCGCCGAGCGCACGGCGCAGAACCTGGTCATCGACCCGGCTGCCCCGCAGCTGGACCAGCTGTATGGGCCGGCGCTGGAGCGCGGCTTCCGCCGGGCGGGCGGGCATCTCTACTACCCCAGTTGCCCGCAGTGCCAGGCCTGCACGCCCTGCCGCATCGACGTCGAGGGCTTCCGGCCGGACCGCGCGCAGAAGCGCTGCCTGCGCCGCAACGCGGATCTGGCCATCACCGAATCGATCCCGGGCTACAACGCCGAGCGCCACGCCCTGTACGAGCGCTACCTGCGCACCCGTCACGCCGGCGGCGGCATGGACGAGGCCGAGGCCAGCGACTTCCGCCGCTTCCTCACCGCGCCGTGGAGCCCGACCCTGTTCCTGGAGTTTCGCCAAGGCGCGCGGCTGCTCGGCGTGGCGGTGACCGACGTCTGCCTGACCGGCATCTCGGCCGTCTATACGTTTTTCGATCCCGAGGAGACCGCGCGCAGCCTGGGTACCTTCGCCATCCTGCAACAGGTGGACTTGGCGCGCCGGCGCGGCATCCCCTGGCTGTACCTGGGCTTCTGGATCGAAGGCCATCCGAAGATGGACTACAAGCGGCGATTCCGCCCGCTGCAGATCCGCGGGCCGGACGGCTGGAAGCCGATGGCCGAAGGCAGCGCGTCGTAG
- a CDS encoding DUF423 domain-containing protein, translated as MSTDPHDAGKRRSLRHPVARGVAWWPALAGGGGVLLGAFGAHALRGRLDAAAMGWWHTAVEYQMWHALALALAMYAGRGRAGRIAEVAFAIGIVLFSGSLYAMALGAPRWFGAITPLGGIGFVVGWIALGRSLSLSGRS; from the coding sequence ATGAGCACTGACCCGCACGACGCCGGAAAACGCAGGAGCCTGCGACATCCTGTCGCCCGCGGCGTCGCTTGGTGGCCGGCGCTCGCTGGCGGTGGCGGTGTGCTGCTGGGCGCATTCGGTGCGCATGCCCTGCGTGGCCGGCTCGACGCCGCGGCGATGGGCTGGTGGCACACCGCGGTGGAATACCAGATGTGGCATGCGCTCGCGCTGGCGCTGGCCATGTATGCCGGACGCGGGCGCGCGGGGCGCATCGCAGAAGTGGCCTTCGCGATCGGCATCGTGCTGTTCAGCGGCAGTCTCTACGCGATGGCCCTCGGTGCGCCGCGCTGGTTCGGCGCGATCACTCCGTTGGGCGGGATCGGTTTCGTGGTCGGCTGGATCGCGCTGGGCCGCTCGTTGAGCCTGTCCGGGCGGTCCTGA
- a CDS encoding SCO family protein, which yields MLIATTALLAGCQHDEPLPFRLTQVTGHMPDLEFHLINDEGKPVTAADYRGKVNLLYFGYTHCPDVCPLTLAHLHVVMQRLGPLADGARILFVSVDPTRDTPAVMHAYVNAFDKRAVGLTGTPGDVEALVKRYRASFSREPAQGDGNYEVSHSSAIYIFDAQGHARLLATPADSQDSLVHDLHLLLAPGVKS from the coding sequence ATGCTCATCGCCACGACCGCGCTGCTCGCCGGCTGCCAGCACGACGAACCCCTGCCGTTCCGGCTGACCCAGGTGACCGGGCACATGCCCGACCTCGAGTTCCACCTGATCAACGACGAGGGCAAGCCGGTGACGGCGGCGGACTACCGCGGCAAGGTCAACCTGCTGTATTTCGGCTACACCCATTGCCCGGACGTCTGCCCGCTGACGCTGGCGCACCTGCACGTGGTGATGCAGCGGCTGGGCCCGCTCGCCGACGGCGCGCGCATCCTGTTCGTGTCGGTCGATCCGACCCGCGACACGCCAGCGGTGATGCATGCCTACGTCAACGCGTTCGACAAGCGCGCGGTCGGCCTGACCGGCACTCCCGGCGACGTCGAGGCGCTGGTCAAGCGCTACCGCGCCTCGTTCAGCCGCGAGCCCGCCCAGGGCGACGGCAACTACGAGGTCAGCCACAGTTCGGCCATCTACATCTTCGATGCCCAGGGCCATGCCCGCCTGCTCGCCACCCCGGCGGACTCGCAGGACAGCCTGGTCCACGACCTGCATCTGCTGCTTGCCCCCGGAGTGAAATCATGA
- a CDS encoding SPFH domain-containing protein, whose translation MNERQGFSVAGIPFVVVCLVLAGFGISQLIGLKDGGAPGTPLFVGVGLLVLDGLLVRGFFQVAPNEGQVLQLFGKYAGTVRDEGLRWTNPFYSRRRVSLRVRNFESGKLKVNDNDGNPIEIAAVVVWQVLDTAEAVFCVDDYENFVHIQSESALRQMAQNYPYDAHDDNKPSLRSHGEVINNHLRDEIQARLEKAGVQVIEARISHLAYAQEIAQAMLQRQQANAIVAARERIVEGAVGMVAMALDKLREQGVVELDEERKAAMVSNLLVVLCGDRATQPVVNAGSLYN comes from the coding sequence ATGAACGAGCGTCAGGGATTTTCCGTAGCAGGCATACCGTTCGTGGTGGTGTGCCTGGTACTGGCTGGTTTCGGCATCAGCCAGCTGATCGGCCTGAAGGATGGCGGCGCCCCGGGGACGCCGCTGTTCGTGGGCGTTGGACTGCTGGTGCTGGACGGCTTGCTGGTCAGGGGTTTCTTCCAGGTCGCGCCGAACGAGGGCCAGGTGCTGCAGCTGTTCGGCAAGTACGCCGGCACGGTGCGCGACGAGGGCCTGCGCTGGACCAACCCGTTCTACAGCCGCCGCCGTGTCTCGCTGCGCGTGCGCAACTTCGAGAGCGGCAAGCTGAAGGTCAACGACAACGACGGCAATCCGATCGAGATCGCCGCGGTGGTGGTGTGGCAGGTGCTGGACACGGCCGAGGCGGTGTTCTGCGTGGACGACTACGAGAACTTCGTGCACATCCAGAGCGAGTCGGCGCTGCGCCAGATGGCGCAGAACTACCCATACGATGCGCACGACGACAACAAGCCCTCGCTGCGCAGCCACGGCGAGGTGATCAACAACCACCTGCGCGACGAGATCCAGGCGCGGCTGGAGAAGGCCGGCGTGCAGGTGATCGAGGCGCGCATCAGCCATCTGGCCTACGCGCAGGAGATCGCCCAGGCGATGCTGCAGCGCCAGCAGGCCAACGCGATCGTCGCCGCACGCGAGCGCATCGTCGAGGGCGCCGTGGGCATGGTGGCGATGGCGCTGGACAAGCTGCGCGAACAGGGCGTGGTGGAGCTGGACGAGGAGCGCAAGGCGGCCATGGTCAGCAACCTGCTGGTGGTGCTGTGCGGCGACCGCGCGACCCAGCCGGTGGTCAACGCCGGCAGCCTCTACAACTGA
- a CDS encoding serine aminopeptidase domain-containing protein, translated as MQNRMMQACLLLVAMLAGAPAHARADDPATLCRTRSAAVLKALRSGRYADATRHFDARMSAALPASKLAEVWSTMLPAKVGAFVSDGSPSVTQAGGMPVVQTPLHFAQGALMMRVACQADGSIGGLFFAPLPVEADAAPAAAPPHGIREVAVDVPSPPGKLPGVLTLPAGKGPFPAAVLVAGSGPNDMDETIGPNKPLRDIALGLAEAGIATLRYDKRTHAYGPQLADQPITIDQEVTDDALAALHQLRTLPHVDPSRIFVVGHSLGALMAPRITQRDGHLAGAVLLAAPERMNLELVTRQMRYIESLGGAYAAAGKQIPAVEAARDAIARADPGHPPQGLFFHAPAAYWLSLRDYDAIDTARALHLPLLVLQGLADYQVGPDFARWQQAFHGSHRVSLHGYPGLSHLFMPAGAPPSPADYGKAGHVDPGVIHDIAAWMLARHAVR; from the coding sequence GTGCAAAACCGAATGATGCAGGCTTGCCTGCTGCTGGTCGCCATGTTGGCGGGCGCCCCGGCCCACGCCAGGGCCGATGACCCCGCCACACTGTGCCGCACCCGGAGTGCAGCCGTGCTCAAGGCGCTGCGCAGCGGTCGCTACGCCGATGCCACCCGGCATTTCGATGCGCGCATGTCCGCCGCCCTGCCCGCTTCGAAGCTGGCCGAGGTATGGAGCACGATGCTGCCGGCCAAGGTCGGCGCGTTCGTGTCGGACGGATCGCCGAGCGTGACCCAGGCCGGGGGCATGCCGGTGGTGCAGACTCCGCTGCATTTCGCGCAGGGCGCGCTGATGATGCGGGTCGCCTGCCAGGCGGACGGCAGCATCGGCGGCCTGTTCTTCGCGCCACTGCCCGTAGAAGCCGATGCGGCGCCCGCCGCCGCCCCGCCGCACGGCATCCGCGAGGTGGCGGTGGACGTGCCCTCGCCGCCCGGCAAGCTGCCGGGCGTGCTTACCCTTCCGGCGGGCAAGGGACCGTTCCCGGCCGCCGTGCTGGTGGCCGGCTCCGGTCCGAACGACATGGACGAGACGATCGGCCCGAACAAGCCACTGCGCGACATCGCGCTCGGGCTGGCCGAAGCCGGCATCGCCACCCTCCGTTACGACAAGCGCACCCATGCCTACGGACCGCAACTGGCCGACCAGCCGATCACCATCGACCAGGAAGTGACCGACGACGCATTGGCCGCACTGCACCAGCTGCGCACGCTGCCGCATGTCGATCCCTCGCGCATCTTCGTGGTCGGCCACAGTCTGGGAGCGCTCATGGCACCGCGTATCACGCAGCGGGACGGCCATCTCGCCGGTGCGGTACTGCTGGCCGCCCCCGAGCGCATGAACCTGGAGCTGGTGACGCGCCAGATGCGCTACATCGAGAGCCTTGGCGGCGCCTACGCGGCGGCCGGCAAGCAGATCCCCGCGGTGGAAGCCGCGCGCGATGCGATCGCCAGGGCCGACCCCGGGCACCCGCCCCAGGGCCTGTTCTTCCATGCTCCGGCCGCCTACTGGCTCAGCCTGCGCGACTACGATGCGATCGACACGGCCCGCGCCCTGCACCTGCCACTGCTGGTGCTGCAGGGACTGGCCGACTACCAGGTCGGGCCGGATTTCGCACGCTGGCAGCAGGCGTTCCACGGCAGCCATCGCGTGAGCCTGCACGGTTACCCGGGGCTCAGCCACCTGTTCATGCCGGCAGGCGCGCCACCTTCGCCGGCCGACTACGGCAAAGCCGGACACGTCGATCCGGGAGTGATCCACGACATCGCGGCGTGGATGCTCGCCCGGCACGCCGTGCGCTGA